One part of the uncultured Bacteroides sp. genome encodes these proteins:
- a CDS encoding head-tail connector protein: MSYITLEQAKQHLLVDIDFKADDLYILDLITVAEDAVKQHLDVVSLSELEVGGELPPAIIHAMLLMIGNLYANREPVAFTTVAKIPLSYEYLLGLYKHYDIR; this comes from the coding sequence ATGAGTTATATTACACTAGAACAGGCTAAACAGCACTTACTGGTGGATATAGATTTTAAGGCAGATGATTTGTATATTCTGGATTTAATTACTGTAGCAGAAGATGCTGTGAAGCAGCATTTAGATGTAGTTTCATTAAGTGAATTAGAAGTGGGTGGTGAATTGCCACCTGCTATAATTCACGCAATGTTACTAATGATTGGTAATCTCTATGCAAACAGAGAACCAGTAGCATTTACTACAGTAGCTAAAATTCCTTTATCTTATGAATATCTGTTAGGATTATATAAACACTATGATATAAGGTAA
- a CDS encoding phage portal protein — protein sequence MYNSNGGYTTNKAMLLSAVYRCVNVISDSVAQLPLEPYLIDASGYKTKYVAHPTYYLLNKEPNNRMSRFTFIQALVASVLLKGNGYAYIERDKQGNATALQFIDSTYVTVVTTDKTNKLMYSITGFKTLIEPINMIHILNFSYDGINGISTLSHAKQTLGLSTDSEAHAAGFFKGGANLAGILKAQSSLTSKQKSDLKTSWQTAFSPSTGTPNGVAVLEGNMDFQAITVSPADAQLLETREFNVIDVCRFFGVSPVKAFDLSKSSYSTVEATQLAFLTDTLSPLLEKIELEFERKLYKPSERDCIDIKFDTSALLRADKASLAEYYNKLFQIGVITPNEIRKALDLPALPDGDHTFVQVNVQTLKNAVKEKEDGKANL from the coding sequence ATGTATAATTCCAATGGTGGTTATACTACTAATAAAGCTATGTTACTATCTGCTGTTTACAGGTGCGTAAATGTAATCAGTGATTCAGTTGCACAGCTACCATTAGAACCATACTTAATAGATGCTTCTGGTTACAAGACAAAATATGTAGCACACCCCACTTACTACTTGCTAAACAAAGAACCAAACAACAGAATGAGTAGATTTACTTTCATTCAGGCATTAGTAGCCAGTGTTCTTTTAAAGGGTAATGGTTATGCTTATATAGAAAGAGATAAACAAGGCAATGCTACAGCCTTACAATTTATAGACAGTACTTATGTAACAGTGGTTACTACAGATAAGACAAATAAACTGATGTATTCCATTACAGGTTTTAAGACTCTGATAGAACCTATCAATATGATTCATATACTGAACTTTAGTTATGATGGTATTAACGGAATTAGTACACTATCACACGCAAAACAGACTTTAGGTTTATCTACAGATTCTGAAGCACACGCTGCTGGATTCTTTAAAGGTGGAGCTAATTTAGCTGGTATCTTAAAAGCACAAAGTTCACTTACAAGTAAACAAAAAAGTGACCTGAAAACAAGCTGGCAAACAGCCTTTTCACCTTCTACTGGAACACCTAATGGGGTTGCTGTTTTAGAAGGTAATATGGACTTTCAAGCTATAACAGTAAGTCCAGCAGATGCACAGTTATTAGAGACTAGGGAGTTTAATGTAATTGATGTTTGCCGGTTCTTTGGTGTTTCACCAGTTAAAGCATTTGATCTTAGTAAGTCCAGTTATTCAACTGTAGAAGCTACTCAACTGGCATTCCTTACAGATACACTTTCACCTTTATTAGAGAAGATAGAGCTGGAGTTTGAACGCAAACTTTATAAGCCTTCTGAAAGAGATTGCATTGATATTAAGTTTGATACTTCAGCTTTACTAAGAGCTGATAAGGCTAGTCTGGCAGAGTACTATAACAAGTTATTCCAGATAGGTGTAATTACTCCTAATGAGATTAGAAAAGCACTTGATTTACCAGCTTTACCAGATGGAGATCACACTTTTGTACAGGTAAACGTACAAACATTAAAGAACGCAGTAAAAGAGAAAGAAGATGGTAAAGCGAATTTGTAA
- a CDS encoding phage terminase small subunit P27 family, with product MTKYVIPEDIENDAAEYMTDVLSELENRSILEEVDSAALTMLARNYSMFIKASKQLEIDGLTVTSDRGNIAPHPLIKVAKDAQTQAMKVMLEFGLTAKSRTKLPKKDNEDAEPSPFEQFIKEGKEVR from the coding sequence ATGACAAAATATGTAATACCAGAGGATATAGAAAATGATGCTGCTGAATATATGACAGATGTACTATCTGAACTAGAAAACAGGAGTATATTAGAAGAAGTAGACAGTGCAGCCTTAACTATGTTAGCACGTAATTATTCAATGTTTATTAAGGCTTCTAAGCAGTTAGAAATAGATGGTTTGACTGTTACAAGTGACAGAGGAAATATAGCACCACACCCACTTATAAAGGTAGCCAAAGATGCACAAACGCAAGCTATGAAAGTAATGCTGGAATTTGGTTTAACGGCTAAATCCAGAACCAAATTACCAAAGAAAGATAATGAAGATGCTGAACCTTCACCTTTTGAGCAGTTTATAAAGGAGGGAAAGGAAGTTAGATAA
- a CDS encoding putative phage abortive infection protein, translated as MKKLLGWLTSNVLLSFMYFAVVLSIIMLILYFAVFHKDLSNDDDSWANFGSYFASITGLLAFAGVLYTAWQSEQRANKAEKRTEQAEQNAKEESIRREERDLFFKLLDLYKRQVDSFSSEKTSGVIEFKRYGMNTNKCLKLYVALEGLRDNKNGFNGKDIFHTKISDCYCNSPKNRNMDYNEYINSFLDNGHIKDAFSYYDEASIYADNLMKSMTIEEINQKMKIVADIIYNDDGHLFGQYYRTIFYLLHLTSGFKQKTEYYKIFRSQLSRYELLMLLYNAVSSQSTDEVKLLYKECDLFNNINADDVLGYVNWDMKKGDDVSAFIEKLLGC; from the coding sequence ATGAAGAAACTTTTAGGCTGGTTAACAAGCAATGTGTTACTTTCTTTTATGTATTTTGCAGTTGTTCTATCTATAATAATGCTTATTCTGTACTTTGCTGTTTTCCATAAAGACTTATCTAATGATGATGATTCGTGGGCTAATTTTGGAAGCTATTTTGCTTCAATAACAGGGCTGTTAGCTTTTGCTGGAGTATTATATACAGCGTGGCAATCAGAACAAAGAGCTAATAAAGCTGAGAAACGAACGGAACAAGCTGAACAAAATGCTAAAGAAGAATCAATTAGAAGAGAAGAAAGAGATTTGTTCTTTAAACTATTGGATTTATACAAAAGACAAGTAGATTCTTTCTCTTCAGAGAAGACTAGTGGTGTAATTGAATTTAAACGTTATGGTATGAACACGAACAAATGTTTGAAATTATATGTAGCACTTGAAGGATTACGGGATAATAAGAATGGTTTTAATGGTAAAGATATTTTTCATACCAAAATTTCTGATTGCTATTGCAATTCTCCAAAAAATAGAAATATGGACTATAACGAGTATATTAACTCTTTTCTTGATAATGGACATATTAAAGATGCATTCTCTTACTATGATGAAGCAAGTATTTATGCAGATAATCTGATGAAATCAATGACTATTGAAGAGATAAATCAGAAAATGAAAATTGTGGCAGATATAATATATAATGATGATGGACATCTTTTTGGGCAATATTATAGAACCATATTCTATTTACTCCATTTAACCTCTGGTTTTAAGCAAAAGACTGAATACTATAAAATATTTAGGTCTCAATTGTCAAGGTATGAGTTGTTAATGCTCCTTTACAATGCAGTAAGTAGTCAATCAACAGATGAAGTTAAGCTTTTGTATAAAGAATGTGATCTGTTTAACAATATAAATGCTGATGATGTTTTAGGTTATGTTAACTGGGATATGAAAAAAGGGGATGATGTATCTGCTTTTATTGAGAAACTTTTAGGTTGTTAA